In the Staphylococcus condimenti genome, one interval contains:
- a CDS encoding VOC family protein, translating into MQNLKFDHIIHYIKHIDEFQYPGEILKVVPGGLHNRYATHNKLAYTDLAYIEIIGVSDEEKLKKVIKTNEGRVSFVAKIVQDNFKQGFKAFALRTDNIEKLKTELEAKGVDTVGPLQMGRENKRGEQTSWQLLYLNQPNSDLKPPFFIQWSKSEEEREESLKSKFQPEFEIKAIEVHTTNKNQVVNQWRDWFDMEVKSSDEDVTILSLPNEKIEFRIRKARKNGYDIVIQDKETDAPYNITTRGAEYHFVP; encoded by the coding sequence ATGCAGAATTTAAAATTTGATCACATCATTCATTACATTAAACATATTGATGAATTCCAGTATCCAGGGGAAATTCTTAAAGTTGTTCCGGGTGGTTTGCATAATCGTTATGCAACACATAATAAACTGGCTTATACTGATTTAGCATATATTGAAATTATAGGTGTAAGTGATGAAGAAAAATTAAAAAAAGTGATTAAAACAAATGAAGGCCGTGTATCATTCGTAGCAAAAATTGTACAAGATAATTTTAAACAAGGTTTTAAAGCATTTGCATTACGAACTGATAATATTGAAAAATTAAAAACAGAACTCGAAGCAAAAGGTGTAGATACAGTGGGACCTCTTCAAATGGGGCGTGAAAATAAAAGAGGAGAACAAACTTCTTGGCAATTACTTTATTTAAACCAGCCCAATAGTGATTTGAAACCGCCATTCTTTATTCAATGGTCGAAGTCAGAAGAAGAAAGGGAAGAATCATTAAAAAGTAAATTCCAGCCTGAATTCGAAATAAAAGCCATTGAAGTTCACACAACTAATAAAAATCAAGTGGTGAATCAATGGCGTGATTGGTTTGATATGGAGGTCAAATCATCTGATGAAGATGTTACAATTTTATCATTACCGAATGAAAAAATTGAGTTCAGAATTCGTAAAGCTCGTAAAAATGGGTATGATATTGTAATTCAGGATAAAGAAACAGATGCGCCTTATAATATTACGACGCGTGGAGCTGAATATCATTTTGTTCCTTAA
- a CDS encoding lipid II:glycine glycyltransferase FemX translates to MEKMNITNQEHDAFVKSHPNGDLLQLTQWAETKKLTGWYSKRVAVGENGEIKGVAQLLFKKVPKLPYTLCYVSRGFVADYNDKAVLEALLKYTKKVARQERAYAIKIDPDVEVDKAGDTLTNLRQLGFVHKGFKEGLSKDYIQPRMTMITPIDQTDEELIKSFERRNRSKVRLALKRGTKVERAGRDQLPIFADLMRITGERDGFLTRDISYFQNVYDALHPDGDAELFLVKLEPEPVLKEITGENKEVEAEIEKLKQKKQDKKTLNKIKDAEAKIARNQKLIAQMEELRNQHPEGVYLSGALLMFCGKKSYYLYGASSNDYRDFLPNHHMQFEMMRYAREKGATTYDFGGTDNDPDKDSEHYGLWAFKKTWGTYLSEKVGEFDYVLNKPLYYIVEQVKPRLTKAKIKASRKLKGK, encoded by the coding sequence ATGGAAAAGATGAATATCACTAACCAAGAACATGATGCATTTGTCAAATCTCATCCGAACGGTGATTTGCTCCAATTAACACAATGGGCAGAAACCAAAAAATTAACTGGATGGTATTCAAAAAGAGTAGCTGTAGGTGAAAATGGAGAAATTAAAGGAGTGGCTCAGCTTTTATTTAAAAAAGTTCCTAAATTGCCATATACCCTATGCTATGTATCAAGAGGATTTGTAGCAGACTACAATGACAAAGCAGTCTTGGAGGCACTCCTTAAATATACAAAAAAAGTTGCACGACAAGAACGTGCATATGCTATTAAAATCGACCCAGATGTTGAAGTTGACAAAGCAGGGGATACTTTAACCAATCTTAGACAATTAGGTTTTGTGCATAAAGGATTCAAAGAAGGTCTTTCTAAAGATTATATTCAACCACGTATGACAATGATTACTCCGATTGATCAAACAGATGAAGAATTAATTAAAAGCTTTGAACGTCGTAATCGCTCTAAAGTACGTTTAGCATTAAAGCGCGGAACTAAAGTAGAACGTGCAGGACGCGACCAATTGCCTATTTTCGCAGATTTAATGCGTATTACGGGTGAACGTGATGGTTTCTTAACACGTGATATCAGTTATTTCCAAAATGTATATGATGCTTTACATCCTGATGGAGATGCAGAATTGTTCTTAGTTAAATTAGAACCAGAACCTGTATTAAAAGAAATTACGGGTGAAAATAAAGAAGTAGAAGCTGAAATTGAAAAATTAAAACAGAAAAAACAAGATAAGAAAACTTTAAATAAAATTAAAGATGCAGAAGCTAAGATTGCACGTAATCAAAAATTGATTGCGCAGATGGAAGAATTACGCAACCAGCATCCGGAAGGTGTTTATTTATCAGGAGCACTCTTAATGTTCTGTGGTAAAAAATCTTATTACCTATATGGTGCATCATCTAATGATTATCGAGATTTCTTGCCTAACCATCACATGCAATTTGAAATGATGCGTTATGCAAGAGAAAAAGGCGCTACAACTTATGATTTTGGCGGGACTGATAATGATCCGGATAAAGACTCTGAACACTATGGATTGTGGGCCTTCAAAAAAACTTGGGGTACATACCTCAGTGAAAAAGTTGGAGAGTTCGATTACGTCTTAAACAAACCGCTTTATTATATCGTTGAACAAGTAAAACCGCGTTTGACAAAAGCTAAAATAAAAGCTTCACGTAAATTAAAAGGAAAATAA
- a CDS encoding efflux RND transporter permease subunit has translation MINRLLKFSLGNKFAIFLMVVLVILGGVYSSLKMRLEMLPDVEEPMISVNTVMPGATPETVQDEISDKIDNQVRRMAHVHTVKSQSLENVSMVQVSYDDGTDMDKAEEELKKEIDKLKLDENAQEPELTRNSMNAFPVVAYSFSTKNDDLKKATKDIKTQLVPKLETIDGVQNVQLNGQTERQATIKFSQRKLQERGMSASGVEDYIKGASGKTPLGLFQFGKKEKSIVIDGEFTSVDALKNFEIPVDAAKGDKEQSGSGSESGQSGSDSSSMSAMDQNSASQGSSSSEIVKLKDIADVSVGDERESISRTNGKDAIDVQIIKAQDANTVQVKKDTDQKIKQFIKENKGMTYTKIMDTAKPIQDSIYTMLEKAILGTIVAIIIILLFLRNIRTTAISVVSIPMSLLIAMIALKLSDVSLNILTLGALTVAIGRVIDDSIVVIENIYRRMSDKDEPLKGNQLVVSATAEVFKPIMSSTLVTIIVFLPLVFVAGSVGEMFRPFALAITFSLLASLLVSITIVPALSSTFFKNGIHEKRKRSLGRVGRDYKKVLKWSLNHKWIVLILTTLILIGSIALGAAKIGTSYISTGEDKYMALTYNPKPGETKESVLKNAEQVQKYLNSKDKVKKVQYSLGGASPMDPTGSTNSMAVMIEYDKNTPNFEEEPDKVLKHIATFKQEGEWKNLDMGTGAGNNSIEVKVSGPSAEAIKGTVKKIQNEMKDTKGIVNVKSDLSEVYQQYSVDVDQNKATEKGLSAGQLAMGLNQNIPEDTITTINEKGHKVDVKVEKEKQTNWTKEKLNNLEIPSPTGKVKLKDIATLKETKTPSKLIKEDGDYTTTVTGTINDKDVGGISQKVMSKTNKIDKPDNVKINTGGATDDIQKALTQLSMAMGAAVIIVYLVLVLTFKGGLAPFTILFSLPYTVIGVVLALVITGETLSVPSMIGLLMLIGIVVTNAIVLVDRVINNEREGMEMKEALIEAGGTRIRPILMTALATIGALVPLLFGQDSSILISKGLAATVIGGLISSTLLTLIVVPVIYEILFTLKNKLARLFNRN, from the coding sequence ATGATCAACCGCTTGCTGAAATTTTCACTTGGTAATAAGTTCGCTATATTTTTAATGGTTGTATTAGTCATTTTAGGCGGTGTCTATTCTAGTTTGAAGATGCGTCTAGAAATGTTGCCAGATGTTGAAGAACCCATGATTTCAGTCAATACAGTAATGCCTGGTGCAACTCCAGAAACTGTGCAAGATGAAATCAGTGATAAAATTGATAATCAAGTTCGCAGAATGGCTCATGTACATACTGTAAAATCACAATCACTTGAAAATGTTTCAATGGTCCAAGTCAGTTACGATGATGGAACTGATATGGATAAAGCTGAGGAAGAATTGAAAAAAGAAATAGATAAGCTTAAATTAGATGAAAATGCGCAAGAACCTGAACTGACGCGTAACAGTATGAATGCATTTCCAGTCGTGGCTTATTCTTTCTCAACTAAAAATGATGATTTAAAGAAAGCAACGAAAGATATTAAGACACAACTTGTACCTAAACTTGAAACAATAGATGGTGTGCAAAATGTCCAGTTGAATGGTCAGACAGAACGCCAAGCGACCATTAAATTCAGTCAACGTAAATTACAGGAACGTGGTATGAGTGCAAGTGGTGTAGAAGATTATATTAAAGGTGCTTCAGGTAAAACACCGCTTGGTTTATTCCAGTTCGGCAAGAAAGAAAAATCTATTGTAATTGATGGGGAATTCACCTCTGTCGATGCATTGAAAAATTTTGAAATTCCTGTGGATGCAGCTAAGGGAGATAAAGAACAATCTGGAAGCGGCAGTGAATCAGGGCAAAGCGGGTCAGATTCAAGCAGTATGAGTGCTATGGACCAAAATAGTGCATCGCAAGGATCAAGCAGCAGCGAAATTGTTAAATTGAAAGACATCGCTGATGTAAGTGTCGGAGATGAGCGTGAATCGATTTCTAGAACAAATGGAAAAGATGCAATTGATGTTCAGATTATAAAAGCACAAGATGCTAATACTGTACAAGTTAAAAAGGATACTGATCAAAAAATTAAGCAGTTCATTAAAGAAAATAAAGGTATGACATATACAAAAATCATGGATACAGCAAAACCTATCCAAGATTCAATTTATACAATGCTAGAAAAAGCAATTCTAGGTACTATTGTAGCGATTATCATCATCTTATTATTCTTGCGTAATATACGTACAACAGCGATTTCAGTAGTTTCGATTCCAATGTCCTTATTAATTGCCATGATTGCGTTGAAACTTTCGGACGTTTCATTGAATATTTTAACGTTAGGTGCTTTAACAGTAGCAATTGGACGTGTTATCGATGACTCTATTGTAGTTATTGAAAATATTTATCGACGGATGTCAGATAAAGATGAGCCGCTTAAAGGTAATCAATTAGTTGTCAGTGCAACTGCAGAAGTGTTTAAACCAATTATGTCTTCTACTTTAGTAACGATTATCGTTTTCTTACCGCTTGTTTTTGTAGCAGGTTCAGTAGGAGAAATGTTTAGACCGTTTGCACTTGCGATTACTTTCAGCTTACTTGCATCATTACTCGTTTCTATCACAATCGTGCCAGCACTTTCTTCAACATTTTTCAAAAATGGTATTCATGAAAAAAGAAAAAGATCTCTTGGCAGAGTAGGAAGAGATTATAAAAAAGTATTGAAATGGTCTTTAAATCATAAATGGATTGTCTTGATTTTGACAACATTGATTCTAATCGGCAGTATTGCACTTGGTGCTGCTAAAATTGGTACAAGTTATATCTCTACAGGTGAGGATAAGTATATGGCATTAACTTATAATCCTAAACCTGGAGAAACAAAAGAATCAGTTCTGAAAAATGCTGAGCAAGTTCAAAAATACTTAAACAGTAAAGATAAAGTGAAGAAAGTACAATATTCATTAGGTGGCGCTTCACCTATGGATCCAACTGGCAGTACAAATAGTATGGCAGTTATGATTGAATATGATAAAAACACACCGAATTTTGAAGAAGAACCAGATAAAGTATTGAAACATATTGCAACCTTCAAACAAGAGGGAGAATGGAAAAACTTAGATATGGGTACTGGTGCTGGCAATAACTCAATCGAAGTTAAAGTATCTGGTCCATCTGCAGAGGCCATTAAAGGTACTGTGAAGAAAATTCAAAATGAAATGAAAGATACAAAAGGTATTGTGAATGTAAAATCTGACTTGTCAGAAGTTTATCAGCAATATAGTGTAGATGTTGATCAAAACAAAGCTACAGAAAAAGGGTTGTCAGCAGGACAGCTTGCAATGGGACTGAACCAAAATATCCCAGAAGATACAATTACAACAATTAACGAAAAAGGTCATAAAGTCGACGTCAAAGTAGAAAAAGAAAAACAAACGAACTGGACAAAAGAAAAATTAAACAACTTAGAGATCCCGTCACCAACTGGAAAAGTTAAACTTAAAGATATTGCGACGTTGAAAGAAACTAAAACGCCAAGTAAGTTAATTAAAGAAGATGGAGATTATACAACAACAGTAACAGGTACGATTAACGATAAAGATGTTGGCGGTATCTCGCAAAAAGTGATGTCTAAGACAAATAAAATTGATAAACCTGATAATGTAAAAATTAATACAGGCGGCGCAACAGATGATATTCAAAAAGCATTGACTCAGTTGTCTATGGCAATGGGTGCTGCAGTTATTATCGTTTATCTTGTATTAGTATTAACTTTCAAAGGCGGACTTGCACCATTTACAATATTATTCTCTTTACCATACACAGTGATTGGTGTTGTATTGGCATTAGTGATTACTGGAGAGACACTTTCAGTTCCGAGTATGATTGGATTATTGATGTTAATAGGTATTGTTGTAACCAATGCTATTGTGTTGGTGGATAGAGTTATTAATAATGAACGAGAAGGTATGGAAATGAAAGAAGCGTTGATTGAAGCAGGCGGCACGAGAATAAGACCAATCTTGATGACAGCTTTAGCTACAATCGGTGCACTTGTCCCTCTTCTATTCGGACAAGACAGCTCAATCTTAATTTCTAAAGGTTTGGCAGCAACTGTAATAGGTGGTTTGATTTCATCAACATTATTAACTTTAATAGTTGTTCCAGTCATCTATGAAATTCTATTCACCTTAAAAAATAAACTTGCACGTTTATTTAATAGAAATTAA
- a CDS encoding metal-dependent hydrolase family protein, translating into MVNILFENATLFDGEKFVSNSQFGVDTKSGKVINTNNNFDEKINLKNKYVIPGLINAHTHIVADHTGKINQLGSPDNTAVKSTYLALKNLNDLLKDGVTYIRDVGSIFDIDIELSKLEKVGELVAPGIIASGSPLTMTGGHFSEGSYEVDGKDEVRKYARKLLKKGVDNIKLMASGGVSFSGETPHDVQLDEEELRAAVVEAHRKGRTACAHAQGTEAIQNAIRAGVDSVEHAVFLDDETVQMFIESDTYIVPTLAAPWAINQNTEILPDLVEKSLAIEKAHMESIGKAAKAGVKLAMGTDSGTAMNNFDKNSSFELELMVRAGATPLQALQSATVNAAELLKIDDKAGLIEENKLADFIVIEDNPLEDITALQKEKIVYKKGKLV; encoded by the coding sequence ATGGTTAATATTTTATTTGAAAATGCAACATTATTTGATGGGGAAAAGTTTGTATCTAACTCGCAATTCGGTGTAGATACAAAAAGTGGAAAAGTTATAAATACAAACAATAATTTTGATGAGAAAATAAATTTGAAGAACAAATATGTTATACCAGGTTTGATTAATGCTCACACACATATCGTGGCTGATCATACAGGGAAAATAAATCAGTTAGGATCACCTGATAATACAGCAGTTAAATCAACATATCTAGCATTGAAAAATTTAAATGATTTATTAAAAGACGGCGTTACTTATATTAGGGACGTTGGATCTATCTTTGATATTGATATCGAATTATCTAAATTAGAGAAAGTCGGGGAACTGGTAGCGCCAGGAATAATTGCTTCTGGCAGTCCATTAACGATGACAGGAGGACATTTCAGTGAAGGCAGCTATGAAGTTGATGGAAAAGATGAAGTTAGAAAGTATGCAAGAAAACTTTTAAAAAAAGGCGTAGATAATATTAAGTTAATGGCATCTGGAGGTGTTTCATTTAGCGGTGAAACACCTCACGATGTTCAGTTGGATGAAGAAGAATTAAGAGCTGCAGTCGTTGAAGCGCACCGTAAAGGAAGAACTGCTTGTGCGCATGCTCAAGGAACAGAAGCAATTCAAAATGCAATTAGAGCAGGTGTAGATTCTGTAGAACATGCAGTATTTTTAGATGATGAAACAGTTCAAATGTTTATTGAAAGTGATACGTATATCGTTCCTACGTTAGCAGCACCGTGGGCCATTAATCAGAACACAGAAATTTTGCCCGACTTGGTGGAAAAGTCACTCGCAATTGAAAAGGCACATATGGAAAGTATTGGCAAAGCAGCAAAAGCAGGTGTAAAACTTGCAATGGGTACCGATTCAGGAACAGCGATGAATAATTTTGATAAAAATTCTTCATTTGAACTAGAATTAATGGTTCGTGCGGGTGCCACACCACTTCAAGCACTTCAATCAGCAACTGTAAATGCAGCTGAATTATTAAAAATTGATGATAAAGCAGGTTTGATTGAAGAGAATAAACTAGCTGATTTTATTGTAATAGAAGACAATCCATTAGAGGATATTACTGCCTTGCAAAAAGAAAAGATAGTATATAAAAAAGGAAAATTAGTATAA
- the mspA gene encoding membrane stabilizing protein MspA, producing MQLYLILLPVLYLFVSYISIFKMNTIYASILRMIMGVLLILVVAMSNLSAPLVAWWEFAVIVMLVGNVEITAFKYSKGDKKGVSILNMMTLFIFVISVILTLVVY from the coding sequence ATGCAACTATATTTAATACTATTACCCGTTTTATATCTATTTGTGAGTTATATCAGCATATTCAAAATGAATACTATCTATGCTAGCATTTTAAGAATGATAATGGGTGTTTTGCTGATCTTAGTAGTTGCGATGTCTAATTTATCAGCACCGCTAGTTGCTTGGTGGGAATTTGCAGTCATCGTTATGCTTGTCGGCAACGTAGAAATCACAGCTTTTAAATATTCTAAAGGCGATAAAAAAGGTGTATCTATTCTCAATATGATGACACTTTTTATATTTGTAATCAGTGTTATTTTAACACTTGTCGTATATTAA
- a CDS encoding SE1832 family protein, protein MDLQSQLQELKQDYVRLQDDLEKRESTGQEVDPLIKQLEQIENSIALVRAQIDQQS, encoded by the coding sequence TTGGATTTACAAAGCCAATTACAAGAATTAAAACAAGATTACGTACGTTTGCAAGATGATTTGGAAAAACGTGAGTCAACAGGTCAAGAGGTAGATCCTCTTATTAAACAACTCGAGCAAATCGAAAATTCTATTGCACTCGTCCGTGCTCAAATAGATCAACAATCTTAA
- a CDS encoding AEC family transporter gives MTGKFVIIVLLIALGYFLKRVKLLKEDDSQVLATLVLNVTLPALVIVNLNKADLDISLSILPIMMVIYGIVAKIIAISFFLKYDNEMRGTIGMMMASLNIGLFAYPLVQAIWPKEGMVYFGMADIGGAIVMFGITYFVGGYFSNGDNTFNVKFLLINLLRSVPLMTYLIMFGLNMSNIHIPEAAINFFDVLSQANMPLSMILLGLMLNFRIERKYLPIAFKYLVIHYGFGIIAGMLVYFFLPVSDQMIKTTLMVIWLLPIGVAVIPYSLQFKYRTMPIIGMTTNMTILISIVILYLYQLFFV, from the coding sequence ATGACAGGCAAATTCGTAATAATTGTATTACTGATTGCATTAGGATATTTTTTGAAAAGAGTAAAACTTCTAAAAGAAGATGACAGTCAAGTACTTGCAACACTTGTATTAAATGTCACGTTGCCTGCGTTGGTCATCGTCAATTTAAATAAAGCAGATTTAGATATTTCCTTATCTATTCTGCCTATTATGATGGTCATCTATGGTATTGTCGCAAAAATCATTGCAATCAGTTTCTTTTTAAAATACGACAATGAAATGCGCGGTACCATTGGGATGATGATGGCTTCGTTAAATATTGGTTTATTCGCATATCCGCTCGTACAAGCTATTTGGCCAAAAGAAGGTATGGTATACTTTGGCATGGCTGATATCGGCGGTGCGATTGTAATGTTTGGTATCACATACTTTGTTGGGGGATATTTCAGTAACGGAGATAATACCTTTAACGTTAAGTTTTTATTAATCAATCTTTTAAGATCAGTACCATTAATGACTTATCTCATTATGTTTGGTTTGAATATGAGTAATATCCATATACCTGAAGCAGCTATTAATTTCTTTGATGTATTATCACAAGCCAATATGCCACTGTCAATGATACTTTTAGGTTTAATGCTTAATTTCCGTATTGAACGAAAATATCTGCCGATTGCCTTCAAGTATCTAGTGATTCATTATGGTTTCGGTATTATTGCAGGTATGCTTGTTTATTTCTTCTTGCCAGTATCTGATCAAATGATTAAAACAACATTGATGGTGATTTGGCTACTGCCTATAGGTGTAGCTGTTATTCCATATTCACTGCAATTTAAATATCGTACGATGCCGATTATTGGAATGACCACTAATATGACGATATTAATCAGTATTGTCATACTCTATTTATATCAGTTGTTCTTTGTATAA
- a CDS encoding glucose 1-dehydrogenase, translated as MFKDLENKVVVVTGGASGIGRAICEAFGQAKAKVVINYRSERHKEDLEEMKALISEAGGESIAVQGDVSKEEDVIHLVEEAVKTFGTLDIMINNAGYEKPVPSEEMTVEEFSKAIDINLTGAFVGSREAVKYFRKEDKPGVIINTASVHDTIPWPNYVNYAASKGGLKLMMETMSMEYAQFGVRINNISPGAIVTKHTEEKFSDPKTRAETLEMIPARELGKSEDVSNVALFLASDLANYVHGTTIYVDGGMTNYPAFMGGKG; from the coding sequence ATGTTTAAAGATTTAGAAAATAAAGTAGTTGTTGTTACAGGAGGCGCAAGCGGTATTGGACGTGCGATTTGCGAAGCTTTCGGTCAAGCTAAAGCCAAAGTGGTTATTAACTACCGCTCTGAACGTCATAAAGAAGACTTGGAAGAAATGAAAGCACTTATTTCTGAAGCTGGCGGTGAATCAATCGCTGTACAAGGCGATGTATCAAAAGAAGAAGATGTCATTCATTTAGTTGAAGAGGCTGTTAAAACATTCGGTACTTTAGATATTATGATAAACAACGCTGGATATGAAAAACCTGTTCCTTCCGAGGAAATGACAGTTGAAGAATTCAGTAAAGCTATCGATATCAACTTGACTGGTGCTTTTGTAGGTTCACGTGAAGCTGTAAAATACTTCCGTAAAGAAGATAAACCAGGTGTAATTATCAATACTGCAAGTGTGCATGATACAATTCCTTGGCCAAATTACGTTAACTATGCAGCCAGTAAAGGCGGCTTGAAGTTAATGATGGAAACAATGTCTATGGAATATGCACAATTTGGTGTTCGTATTAATAATATTTCTCCGGGAGCTATAGTAACAAAACATACTGAAGAAAAATTCTCTGATCCTAAAACACGTGCTGAGACATTAGAAATGATTCCTGCTCGCGAACTCGGAAAATCAGAAGATGTTTCGAATGTTGCACTGTTCCTTGCATCTGATTTAGCCAACTATGTACATGGTACAACAATTTATGTTGATGGTGGTATGACAAACTATCCTGCATTCATGGGTGGTAAAGGTTAA
- a CDS encoding GRP family sugar transporter, with protein sequence MDLLIALLPALFWGSVVLINVLVGGGPYNQIRGTTLGALIVGVILLLTGHASFEPKVIIVGLISGAFWALGQGYQLRSIQLIGVSKTMPISTGMQLVGTTLFSAIFLGEWSTMMQVILGLVSMVLLVAGIALTSLKGKEDTAESKSALGKAMPILLISTVGYVVYVVIAQIFSVNGLDALFFQSIGMAIGGFILSANHQTSKKYTLKNIIPGVVWAIGNLFLFFSQPKVGVATSFSFSQLLVIVSTLGGIFILKEKKDKRQMIGIWAGIVLIIVAAFILGGLKA encoded by the coding sequence ATGGATTTACTTATAGCTTTACTTCCTGCGCTATTTTGGGGAAGCGTTGTACTAATTAATGTACTTGTCGGAGGCGGTCCCTACAACCAAATTCGCGGTACTACTTTAGGTGCATTAATTGTGGGTGTGATATTACTTTTAACAGGGCACGCCTCTTTTGAACCGAAAGTTATTATTGTCGGTTTAATCTCTGGTGCGTTCTGGGCACTTGGACAAGGCTATCAATTGCGTTCAATACAATTAATCGGAGTTTCTAAAACAATGCCGATTTCTACTGGTATGCAATTGGTAGGTACTACATTATTCAGTGCAATTTTCTTAGGCGAATGGAGTACAATGATGCAAGTTATTTTAGGACTTGTCTCAATGGTATTACTTGTAGCCGGAATTGCATTAACTTCATTAAAAGGTAAAGAAGATACAGCAGAGTCTAAATCAGCTCTTGGTAAAGCAATGCCTATATTGTTAATTTCAACTGTGGGTTATGTTGTTTATGTAGTAATTGCTCAAATTTTCAGTGTGAATGGTTTAGATGCGTTATTCTTCCAATCTATCGGTATGGCAATCGGTGGTTTCATACTATCTGCCAACCACCAAACTTCCAAAAAATATACACTTAAAAATATTATTCCAGGTGTGGTTTGGGCGATTGGTAACTTATTCTTATTCTTCTCACAACCAAAAGTCGGTGTAGCAACAAGTTTCTCATTCTCACAATTACTTGTAATTGTTTCTACACTTGGCGGTATCTTTATCTTGAAAGAGAAAAAAGACAAACGTCAGATGATAGGTATATGGGCAGGAATTGTCTTAATTATAGTAGCAGCATTTATTCTCGGTGGTTTAAAAGCATAA
- a CDS encoding GNAT family N-acetyltransferase: protein MKTIQIDSSQDIRNFINHSNTEFCSYLYKLHEKNVSIEQGIASLQHDTGVYALIDDSDDIQMLLGGFAYDTHHYKMVGPFLAKKGVPDPSEFKDLFETLAAQQPDGTHFNFSFDVSDTYNNSLMKIIDAHYTFTDYYLSTDHTIETSNEAERHIIKYHKAFFSHFDRLHRKIFRRDALTPSEITNSIDENNQLFFFVSEGILKGYLYLQMHPEAHSAEIRYFSSHTDYRHEGIAFNLLSYAINYAFKNDGIERVYFKIRSKNDKLVDRFSELGFDIRSERKKFKYIK, encoded by the coding sequence ATGAAAACAATCCAGATTGATTCTTCTCAAGACATCCGCAACTTTATTAATCATTCTAATACCGAGTTCTGTTCTTATTTATATAAGTTGCATGAAAAAAACGTATCTATAGAACAAGGTATTGCTTCATTACAACACGATACCGGTGTTTACGCATTAATCGATGATTCTGATGATATACAAATGCTCTTAGGCGGTTTTGCTTATGATACTCATCATTATAAAATGGTCGGTCCATTTCTTGCTAAAAAAGGCGTACCCGATCCTTCAGAGTTTAAAGATTTATTTGAAACATTAGCAGCACAACAACCGGACGGTACACATTTCAACTTTTCATTTGATGTATCTGACACATACAACAACTCATTAATGAAAATTATTGATGCTCACTATACGTTTACAGATTATTATTTATCTACAGATCATACCATCGAAACAAGTAATGAAGCAGAACGACATATTATCAAATACCACAAAGCCTTTTTCAGCCATTTTGATCGCTTGCATCGAAAAATATTCAGAAGAGATGCATTAACGCCTTCAGAAATTACAAATTCTATTGATGAAAACAATCAACTTTTCTTCTTTGTCAGTGAAGGCATTTTAAAAGGTTACTTATATTTACAGATGCATCCAGAAGCACATTCAGCTGAAATCAGATACTTCTCTTCACACACTGATTATCGTCATGAAGGTATTGCTTTTAACTTGTTAAGTTATGCAATTAACTATGCTTTCAAAAATGATGGGATTGAACGCGTCTATTTTAAAATCAGAAGTAAAAACGATAAATTAGTGGATCGTTTCAGCGAACTCGGCTTCGATATCCGTTCAGAACGCAAAAAATTCAAATATATAAAATAA